A genomic region of Lytechinus pictus isolate F3 Inbred chromosome 2, Lp3.0, whole genome shotgun sequence contains the following coding sequences:
- the LOC135153086 gene encoding tropomyosin-like yields the protein MTSQIDELKQLREADGELFEEMKVKRDLELKNKGEAEEKCRKAQEKIEKLQKTLKIKRKKIVKLQQERANLATQEVETSSTVNPRETEARSQQNRSRQETLDNEDLQQQQLQQQRQQQLLQQELQKNRTAHITYDIAEVCFDT from the exons atgacgtcacaaatcgaCGAGCTCAAACAACTACGGGAGGCAGATGGTGAGCTGTTTGAAGAGATGAAAGTAAAACGAGACTTGGAATTAAAGAACAAGGGCGAAGCAGAAGAAAAGTGTCGTAAAGCTCAAGAAAAGATTGAAAAGCTTCAAAAGACATTGAAGATTAAGAGgaagaaaatagtcaaattacAACAAGAGAGAGC GAATCTGGCAACTCAAGAAGTAGAGACAAGCAGCACGGTTAACCCAAGGGAAACTGAGGCTAGGAGCCAGCAAAATCGAAGCAGGCAAGAAACCTTGGATAACGAAGACCTACAACAACAGCAGTTACAGCAGCAGCGTCAGCAGCAACTGCTACAACAAGAGCTGCAGAAGAATCGCACTGCGCATATCACATATGATATTGCCGAGGTATGCTTTGATACTTGA
- the LOC129254600 gene encoding ATP-binding cassette sub-family C member 10-like encodes MASPVVLFCWRNINNDTPWYQKENLGYCSYNSIKSEWMFHFGSHVLLALVSALYVCLDHTDQKSTSSTLKKSSIPDVRLVIAVLSVLVHTLGFLRITSIARSGPDDMLLDGTSAFAWLQLSIYTWKLRQQSVRLARTHKPLVLVWSLTFVSQCMRLSMVIKQLLNNTSTTFEQEGVIVASGMLQVLYLLSLLPPPRYTVLFQDKVGRSTGQSIDDDTYEDTKSLEKPSAGADHLGIAAEHAGLLSRLTFSWVQDIMRKGAAGQLKKASDVYKFPEDQRASRVEDYFSRFYQQGSTSFAEDVFDSEDSVSIKDLTTTKNDSIRSRRGNIQARSVFQEKAEDHEMPRFDNAKRISLCRAILRAFWFQIFTLGIFKLVSNTCKFASPLLLHALLSFLENSDEPVKNGYFYAFGLCVATALQTIVNSQFHYRIIELMMKLRVAVKTSLYRKTLAVGARSLSTFTMGQINNLMNVDANRISRISHSINDAWSVLLETIVTLFLLYQQVGVSFLIGVGCSFLIVPLSKFILAKIVRYHRKLMKQKDSRVKMMHEILNGMRVIKFFAWEGQFKKEINGLRSEELRSLKGIRYFCALNHYVCSTSPILIALLTFTSYTLLDGNELTAAKVFTSLALFSMLQGPVNEIPWVLNCLLEAWVSFKRIQKYMDIEETDLTSYYLSGNKHSSEKDKAAALKIKDGCFYWEHPMKKDDDKKDGEKGKDEKRGDKENETKDSEGNEGHDVEEHPNPVKLQEIDLNISKGQLVGVIGKVGSGKTSLLSSILADMVKEGGDISVAGLRQGFGVATQEPWLQHATVKENILFGREYNPQRYRQVVEACALLEDIKILPAGDETEIGEKGITLSGGQKARVALARAVYQDSEIYLLDDPLAAVDAQVGQHIFSKCIMGLLRHKTRVLCTHHTRFLVDADVVVVMEDFKILKKGPPNEVFNDPKYSGHLKHCKLETKGDEKVSESEVKGRNGDGKKVVDEEEKEEGVVKSEVYQWYWNAVGNTLASIILVTLFLMQVTGNMSDWWLSHWVTQTKSIEDTVSSAHAHQPSTTQYFNISMEIGSEDQWFPDATKDQNAVTAASLFYLKVYAGVIGTTSLFTLLSTFLFVYGAIRAATTIHDGLLNSILSAPISFFNATPVGRIIHRFTDDVFTIDFHMTFALHHLLTEFLSFVGAVILTAYSLPWFIFCLIPLAVICYYMQDYYRKTSRELRRFCSISNSAICSHFSETLSGLTVIKGMRATERFRKENRSRLELHQRAWFCSDAVSHWLFFRLNMLGVAMVTVVSVTAVLQHQFQTSDPGLVGLAVTYALANTHRMIAVINTLTEIEKQMISTERVHNYTTAIPNEPQGGMIKAPPIWPQRGVVKFSNVQFSYREDHPKALSGVDFETRPGEKVGIVGRTGSGKSTLFLVLFRMVKIQEGSVTIDGVDLSQLSLEDVRSKLAIIPQDPFLFSASVRKNLDPVGQFSDSELWSVLKKCHLEDVVSRMGGLDAQAGEGGKQFSTGQKQLVCLARAMLTRAQVLCIDEATASVDMATDDLLQQAIKEQFKDNTILTIAHRLNTLKDSDRILVMDGGKVAKFEKTNVTTVEM; translated from the exons ATGGCTTCTCCAGTTGTGCTCTTCTGCTGGAGGAATATCAATAATGACACCCCATGGTATCAGAAAGAGAACCTTGGATACTGTTCGTACAACAGCATCAAGAGCGAGTGGATGTTCCATTTTGGCAGTCATGTCTTATTGGCACTTGTCAGTGCGCTGTACGTCTGTCTTGACCACACTGACCAAAAATCAACAAGCTCTACTCTAAAGAAGTCATCCATTCCGGATGTTCGCCTTGTCATTGCGGTCTTGTCTGTACTGGTGCATACCCTGGGTTTCCTGCGGATCACCTCAATCGCAAGATCAGGTCCAGATGACATGCTGCTCGATGGAACATCGGCTTTTGCCTGGCTTCAGTTGTCAATCTACACGTGGAAGCTAAGACAGCAGAGTGTTCGGCTGGCCCGGACACACAAACCGTTGGTATTGGTGTGGTCGTTGACGTTTGTATCCCAGTGCATGCGTCTTAGTATGGTGATCAAACAGCTTCTGAACAACACCTCGACTACCTTTGAGCAGGAAGGCGTAATTGTAGCATCAGGTATGCTTCAAGTTCTGTATCTCCTGAGCCTCCTGCCACCACCAAGGTACACTGTTTTATTTCAAGACAAAGTTGGACGTTCTACCGGTCAAAGCATCGACGATGACACTTATGAAGATACCAAGTCTTTGGAGAAGCCTTCGGCTGGTGCCGACCACCTTGGTATTGCTGCGGAGCATGCTGGTTTATTATCTAGGCTTACTTTCAGTTGGGTCCAGGATATAATGCGTAAAGGTGCTGCAGGTCAGCTCAAGAAAGCCAGCGATGTTTACAAGTTTCCAGAGGATCAAAGAGCTAGTCGAGTAGAGGATTATTTTTCTCGTTTCTACCAACAAGGGTCAACATCATTCGCTGAAGACGTTTTCGATTCTGAGGACTCGGTCAGTATCAAGGATCTCACAACGACCAAGAACGATTCGATCAGAAGCAGACGAGGTAATATACAAGCCCGTTCTGTGTTTCAGGAGAAAGCCGAAGATCACGAAATGCCACGTTTCGACAATGCAAAGAGAATCTCTCTTTGCCGGGCCATTCTGCGAGCTTTTTGGTTCCAGATTTTCACCCTTGGTATTTTCAAACTCGTGTCCAACACATGCAAGTTTGCCAGTCCTTTGCTGTTACACGCTCTCTTGTCCTTTCTTGAGAACTCGGATGAACCCGTCAAGAATGGATACTTCTATGCCTTTGGCCTGTGCGTCGCCACTGCACTTCAAACGATCGTTAATAGCCAATTTCACTACCGAATTATAGAACTTATGATGAAGCTGCGGGTAGCTGTGAAGACTTCGTTGTACCGGAAGACCCTTGCGGTTGGGGCCAGATCTTTGTCGACTTTcaccatgggtcagatcaacaACTTGATGAACGTGGATGCAAATAGGATCTCCCGGATCTCCCACTCCATTAATGATGCATGGAGCGTGCTCTTGGAAACAATCGTGACACTGTTCTTGCTCTACCAACAG gtGGGCGTATCCTTCCTCATTGGAGTGGGGTGTTCCTTCTTAATCGTGCCTTTATCCAAGTTCATTTTGGCAAAGATCGTTCGGTACCACCGGAAACTGATGAAACAGAAGGATAGCAGAGTAAAG ATGATGCACGAGATATTAAATGGAATGCGTGTCATCAAGTTCTTTGCCTGGGAAGGCCAGTTCAAGAAAGAGATCAATGGACTTCGTTCTGAAGAGCTTCGTAGTTTGAAGGGCATCAGGTACTTCTGTGCCTTGAATCATTATGTCTGCTCCACCTCACCGATCCTCATAGCTTTGCTGACTTTCACCTCCTACACGCTGCTTGATGGCAATGAACTTACCGCTGCGAAG GTTTTTACAAGTCTTGCCCTCTTCTCAATGCTCCAAGGACCAGTCAATGAAATCCCATGGGTCTTGAATTGTCTTCTCGAAGCTTGGGTTTCCTTTAAACGAATCCAGAAGTACATGGACATAGAAGAGACAGATCTCACTTCTTATTACTTATCAG GCAACAAACATTCATCAGAAAAGGACAAAGCAGCAGCTCTGAAAATCAAGGATGGATGTTTTTACTGGGAACATCCAATGAAGAAAGATGACGACAAGAAAGATGGAGAGAAAGGGAAGGATGAGAAAAGGGGCGATAAAGAAAATGAGACCAAGGATAGTGAAGGGAACGAAGGACATGACGTGGAAGAGCATCCCAACCCTGTCAAACTTCAggaaattgatttaaatatcTCAAAG GGCCAGTTAGTCGGTGTCATCGGTAAAGTTGGGTCAGGGAAGACCTCTCTGCTGTCCTCCATCCTTGCTGATATGGTGAAGGAAGGGGGCGACATCAGTGTGGCCGGGCTTCGGCAAGGGTTCGGGGTGGCAACCCAGGAACCATGGCTACAACATGCCACCGTGAAGGAGAACATTCTCTTTGGTCGAGAGTACAACCCTCAGAGATATCGCCAGGTGGTGGAGGCTTGCGCTCTCCTGGAAGATATCAAG ATACTGCCTGCTGGAGATGAGACAGAGATTGGTGAGAAAGGTATAACTCTCAGCGGAGGACAGAAAGCAAGGGTCGCTCTAGCCAGGGCAGTCTATCAG GACAGTGAGATTTATCTCCTCGACGATCCGTTGGCTGCTGTGGATGCCCAAGTAGGACAACATATCTTTTCCAAGTGCATCATGGGACTGTTACGTCACAAGACAAGGGTTCTATGTACCCATCACACTCGTTTTCTGGTTGACGCCGACGTCGTCGTAGTCATGGAAGATTTCAAGATCCTAAAAAAGG gaCCTCCAAATGAGGTGTTTAACGATCCCAAATATTCCGGTCACCTGAAACACTGCAAACTGGAAACGAAAGGAGATGAAAAGGTATCTGAGTCTGAGGTCAAAGGTCGCAATGGTGATGGCAAGAAAGTGGTAgatgaggaggagaaagaggagggcGTGGTCAAGTCAGAGGTTTACCAATGGTACTGGAATGCCGTGGGGAATACTCTAGCTTCTATCATCCTTGTGACACTTTTCCTTATGCAAG TGACTGGCAATATGAGTGATTGGTGGCTATCTCACTGGGTGACCCAGACGAAGAGTATTGAGGATACCGTATCGTCCGCGCATGCGCATCAGCCATCTACTACTCAGTACTTCAATATTTCTATGGAAATTGGATCGGAAGACCAATG GTTTCCGGATGCGACCAAGGACCAGAACGCTGTCACAGCAGCCTCATTATTCTATCTCAAAGTGTATGCTGGAGTAATCGGGACCACTTCTCTTTTCACTCTGCTGAGTACATTTCTCTTTGTTTATGGAGCTATTCGTGCTGCTACGACGATCCATGATGGGCTTCTCAACAGCATCCTTAGT GCTCCCATATCGTTCTTCAACGCTACCCCAGTAGGTCGCATCATCCATCGTTTCACAGATGATGTCTTCACGATTGACTTTCACATGACCTTCGCCTTGCATCACCTCCTGACTGAGTTTCTGTCCTTTGTCGGAGCTGTTATCCTCACCGCATACAGTCTACCCTGGTTTATATTCTGTCTTATACCCCTTGCAGTCATATGCTACTACATGCAG GACTATTATCGGAAGACTTCAAGGGAGTTACGCCGCTTTTGCAGCATTTCCAACTCTGCAATTTGCAGTCATTTCTCCGAGACGTTATCCGGTCTTACAGTTATCAAAGGCATGAGAGCAACAGAGAG ATTTCGTAAAGAGAACCGCTCTAGGCTAGAGCTTCATCAACGAGCCTGGTTCTGTTCTGATGCCGTCTCTCACTGGCTGTTCTTTAGGCTGAACATGCTTggtgttgctatggtaacagtAGTTTCCGTCACGGCAGTCCTACAGCATCAGTTTCAGACTTCTGATCCAG GTTTGGTCGGACTGGCTGTAACGTATGCACTGGCCAACACACATCGAATGATAGCTGTAATTAATACACTGACAGAGATTGAGAAACAGATGATCAGCACAGAGCGAGTACATAATTACACCACAGCTATCCCAAACGAACCACAGGGTGGAATGATTAAG GCACCTCCAATTTGGCCTCAGCGTGGTGTGGTCAAGTTCAGCAATGTCCAATTCTCTTACCGTGAGGATCACCCCAAGGCCCTGAGTGGGGTCGACTTCGAGACCCGTCCAGGAGAGAAGGTTGGCATCGTGGGTAGGACTGGTTCAGGGAAGTCCACTCTATTCCTGGTCCTCTTTAGAATGGTCAAGATTCAGGAGGGTTCCGTGACCATTGATGGTGTAGACCTGTCTCAGTTGTCGCTAGAAGATGTCAG GTCCAAACTGGCCATCATACCCCAGGATCCTTTCCTCTTCAGTGCTTCCGTCCGAAAGAACCTCGACCCTGTTGGACAGTTCAGTGACTCAGAGCTTTGGAGTGTCCTCAAGAAGTGCCATCTTGAGGATGTAGTCTCCCGCATGGGAGGACTGGATGCGCAAGCGGGTGAAGGAGGAAAGCAGTTCTCCACTGGTCAGAAGCAGCTGGTCTGTCTGGCTAGAGCCATGCTCACAAGAGCACAG GTTCTGTGCATCGACGAAGCCACGGCAAGCGTCGACATGGCAACGGATGACCTACTCCAGCAAGCCATTAAGGAGCAATTTAAGGATAACACTATCCTGACCATTGCCCATCGTCTGAACACTCTGAAAGACAGCGATCGTATCCTAGTAATGGATGGAGGCAAGGTGGCCAAGTTTGAAAAGACCAACGTTACGACAGTAGAAATGTAG
- the LOC129283477 gene encoding F-box only protein 39-like: MEISDQNSDIIYLGEDELPINDVCINDVSFHFECRGNDIPGTSQQQVNVELLGEQFYDGGDEEDEEEDRIPWDHTPDVVLAKIASYLTQWDKSEMSLVCKNWNRVILAAPRLWRHRIIRLRGNFKDRSHVIYASILGRFLSRLHLSSGLRSLRHARKFQRTFTAIFAELYRQRVQLKELSLTELKFHVHFRGVPGGRARQGIIRSARRFLGRQAKLRYLDLNYGGMTCEEGTALLQAASEKSSRVLKALDIEELFRPGAPVHQSSEFAETLPRFVNLVQLTMNYSALSDELLRNLARESNGLLEFFHVRCIRGENLNHIVGTPAWRAFSGRMSKCQLEFSLIGVIRLNDIQRVLTPQMPLQILSVVGHNDDSFQPDRTLKYISRYLNNTVEKVVIDVTPCYKLYGRGFIDIIRDSPRLRHLEVRGRIRWHVIHDVFEFLDINFVRRGVRPPLTTLRMLVTSTPIEPYEEEAFVIEEYRPVFSRFDLMYELVIEPMFFPLPLEFREPRRVHN, from the exons ATGGAAATCTCCGATCAAAATTCTGACATAATCTATCTCGGAGAAGATGAGTTACCGATAAACGATGTCTGCATAAACGATGTATCATTTCACtttgaatgcagaggaaatgACATTCCCGGTACATCACAACAACAAGTTAATGTAGAACTGTTGGGAGAACAGTTTTATGATGGAGGGGATGAAGAGGATGAGGAAGAGGACAGGATACCTTGGGATCATACACCCGATGTCGTCTTGGCAAAAATAGCATCTTACTTGACGCAGTGGGATAAATCCGAGATGTCACTG GTTTGCAAGAACTGGAATCGAGTGATTCTTGCGGCTCCACGGTTATGGCGTCATCGTATCATCAGACTCCGGGGAAACTTCAAAGACCGTTCCCATGTCATCTACGCGAGCATCCTTGGTCGCTTTCTCAGCCGTCTGCATCTATCAAGTGGGCTAAGAAGCTTGCGTCATGCAAGAAAATTCCAGCGCACCTTCACTGCCATCTTCGCCGAACTGTACCGCCAGAGGGTCCAACTGAAGGAACTCTCTCTGACAGAGCTGAAATTTCATGTCCATTTTCGCGGGGTACCTGGAGGGCGAGCGCGTCAAGGGATCATTCGATCAGCACGTCGCTTCCTGGGTAGGCAGGCGAAACTTCGCTACTTGGATCTAAATTACGGCGGTATGACTTGCGAAGAAGGAACAGCGTTACTTCAAGCAGCAAGCGAGAAATCATCCAGAGTTCTCAAAGCCCTTGACATCGAAGAACTGTTTCGTCCCGGAGCACCCGTCCACCAAAGTTCGGAATTTGCAGAAACCTTACCGCGATTTGTAAATCTTGTGCAGTTGACCATGAATTACTCCGCTCTGTCGGACGAACTTCTGAGGAACCTAGCCCGGGAGAGCAACGGACTGTTGGAATTCTTCCATGTGAGGTGCATTCGAGGAGAAAACCTCAACCACATCGTAGGGACACCTGCTTGGAGGGCGTTCTCCGGAAGGATGTCGAAATGTCAACTAGAGTTTTCTCTGATTGGGGTCATTCGATTAAACGACATTCAGCGTGTTTTGACACCTCAGATGCCACTTCAAATATTGAGTGTAGTAGGACACAACGATGATTCATTTCAACCGGATAGGACTCTGAAATACATCTCACGATATCTTAATAAC ACAGTTGAAAAGGTAGTCATTGACGTGACACCGTGCTACAAACTATACGGCAGAGGCTTCATCGACATAATTCGAGACAGCCCTCGACTCAGGCACTTGGAGGTTCGAGGTCGCATTCGTTGGCATGTCATTCACGATGTCTTCGAGTTTCTTGACATCAACTTCGTCCGTCGCGGAGTTCGTCCGCCGTTAACCACATTACGGATGTTGGTTACGAGCACGCCGATCGAGCCCTATGAAGAAGAGGCGTTCGTCATCGAAGAGTACCGTCCGGTGTTCTCGAGATTCGATCTTATGTACGAGCTCGTGATCGAACCCATGTTTTTCCCTCTGCCGTTGGAATTTCGTGAACCTCGTCGAGTGCACAACTAA